The proteins below are encoded in one region of Limnohabitans sp. 63ED37-2:
- a CDS encoding enoyl-CoA hydratase/isomerase family protein: MSNTLLITRQGAVETWTLNDPATRNALSDAIVDGLLQACTRAAQDDSLRIVVLTGAGGAFCAGGSLGGFASLIGQPLQEGQTDPLLAMNRGFGDLLHALSALPQLLVCRVDGAAMGGGFGLVCCADHVVATARSVLGTPEVTLGLPPAQIAPFVWQRLGESAARQCLLQGLSYTAAQAQQVGLVNELIDVDSDAAWGKTLTRLMRAAPGAVASTKQLLRSVRGPVPDMRDAAAQAFASGLRSAEAAQGLAAFARKQPAPWTLSDKDTA; encoded by the coding sequence GTGAGCAACACTTTGCTGATCACGCGCCAAGGCGCGGTCGAGACCTGGACACTGAACGACCCGGCCACACGCAACGCGCTGAGCGATGCCATCGTGGACGGCTTGCTGCAAGCCTGCACGCGGGCTGCACAAGATGACTCGCTGCGCATCGTGGTGTTGACTGGCGCAGGCGGTGCCTTTTGTGCGGGTGGCAGTTTGGGCGGCTTTGCCAGCCTGATTGGCCAGCCCTTGCAAGAAGGGCAAACCGACCCGCTGCTGGCCATGAACCGGGGCTTTGGCGACCTGCTGCACGCGCTGAGCGCCCTGCCCCAGTTGCTGGTGTGCCGGGTTGATGGTGCGGCCATGGGCGGTGGCTTTGGCCTGGTGTGTTGCGCCGACCATGTGGTGGCCACAGCCCGTTCGGTGCTGGGCACGCCCGAAGTCACGCTGGGCTTGCCACCTGCGCAGATTGCACCTTTTGTATGGCAACGCTTAGGCGAGAGCGCGGCACGCCAGTGCTTGCTGCAAGGCCTGAGCTACACCGCTGCCCAAGCGCAGCAAGTGGGCTTGGTGAACGAGCTCATCGATGTGGACAGCGATGCTGCGTGGGGAAAAACACTCACGCGCCTGATGCGTGCAGCCCCCGGCGCAGTGGCCAGCACCAAACAACTGCTGCGCAGCGTGCGCGGCCCGGTGCCCGACATGCGCGATGCGGCGGCGCAGGCCTTTGCCAGTGGTTTGCGCAGTGCCGAGGCCGCCCAAGGACTGGCCGCTTTTGCACGCAAACAACCCGCACCCTGGACACTTTCTGACAAGGACACGGCATGA
- a CDS encoding acyl-CoA dehydrogenase family protein produces the protein MQYTHEHREIQNTLKRFIEAEINPHVDEWEAAEIFPAHEVFKKMGDLGLLGLTKPEAFGGAGLDYSYGMAMAEALGHIDCGGIPMAIGVQTDMATPALARFGSDELRAQFLAPAIAGDMVGCIGVSEPGAGSDVAGIKTVARKDGDDYVISGQKMWITNSLQADWMCMLVNTGEGPIHKNKSLVMVPMRENGKLLPGIEVGKKIKKIGMNSSDTGLIYFDEVRVPQRYRIGAEGQGFIYQMQQFQEERLWCAASTLQSLTNCIQWTVEWAQERKLFGSTLADQQWVQFKLAELKADVECLRALTYQACEHYIAGEDVTEWATMAKLKAGRLNRTVPDTCLQFWGGMGFTWENKVSRMYRDGRLASIGGGADEVMLGILSKMMGIAKRPQK, from the coding sequence ATGCAATACACCCACGAGCACCGCGAAATCCAGAACACGCTCAAGCGTTTCATCGAAGCCGAGATCAACCCGCATGTGGACGAGTGGGAAGCGGCCGAGATTTTTCCGGCCCACGAGGTCTTCAAGAAGATGGGCGATCTGGGCCTCTTGGGCCTGACCAAGCCCGAGGCCTTTGGGGGTGCGGGCCTCGACTATTCGTACGGCATGGCCATGGCCGAGGCGCTGGGCCACATTGACTGCGGCGGCATTCCCATGGCCATTGGTGTGCAAACCGACATGGCCACGCCTGCGCTGGCGCGTTTTGGCAGCGACGAATTGCGTGCGCAGTTTCTGGCCCCGGCCATTGCGGGCGACATGGTGGGTTGTATTGGCGTGAGCGAGCCGGGTGCGGGCAGCGATGTGGCGGGCATCAAAACCGTGGCCCGCAAGGACGGTGACGACTACGTGATCAGCGGGCAAAAAATGTGGATCACCAACAGCCTGCAGGCCGACTGGATGTGCATGCTGGTCAACACGGGGGAAGGCCCGATCCATAAAAACAAGAGTCTCGTCATGGTGCCCATGCGCGAGAACGGCAAGTTGCTGCCCGGCATCGAGGTGGGCAAGAAGATCAAAAAAATCGGCATGAACAGCAGCGACACAGGCTTGATTTATTTTGACGAAGTGCGCGTGCCCCAGCGCTACCGCATCGGGGCCGAGGGCCAGGGCTTCATCTACCAGATGCAGCAGTTCCAAGAAGAACGCCTGTGGTGCGCGGCCAGCACGCTGCAGTCGCTGACCAACTGCATCCAGTGGACGGTGGAGTGGGCACAAGAGCGCAAGCTGTTTGGCAGCACACTGGCCGACCAGCAGTGGGTGCAGTTCAAGCTCGCCGAACTCAAGGCAGATGTGGAATGCCTGCGCGCCCTGACCTACCAGGCCTGCGAGCACTACATCGCGGGCGAAGACGTGACCGAATGGGCCACCATGGCCAAACTCAAAGCCGGGCGTCTAAACCGCACCGTGCCGGACACCTGCCTACAGTTCTGGGGCGGCATGGGCTTCACTTGGGAGAACAAGGTTTCGCGCATGTACCGCGATGGACGCTTGGCCTCGATAGGTGGTGGCGCGGACGAGGTGATGCTGGGCATCTTGTCCAAGATGATGGGCATTGCCAAACGGCCCCAAAAATGA
- a CDS encoding DNA alkylation repair protein, which yields MVTDLKHMLSLDAAHQLGEQLAAAGATVHRGQWQKAMGADFEALGLMDRGRRLAQVMAQFLPPDFAQAAPVLVSALGRPMGLDKHGEPTASDDVPSSFFYLPHSMYIATHGLQHLPEALHTQHALTQRFTAEFSLRPFLQQHTQATLAHLALWAQDDNAHVRRAVSEATRPRLPWAARLPDFVRDPSPVLPLLARLRDDPSSYVRRSVANHLNDIGKDHPELLTGLARQWLDDAPVPATRQSLLRHALRTAIKRGDAQALALFGHGQVSPLQIQSASISPSNARIGESVTVRCQLHNHSAQTARALADWRVFYVKANGTLSPKVFKGSTVQVEAHSSVVIEKTLSLRQMSTRTHHPGRHTVEIALNGHSHPVGRFDLQP from the coding sequence ATGGTCACCGATTTGAAACACATGCTCTCGCTGGACGCTGCCCACCAGTTGGGTGAGCAGCTGGCTGCAGCAGGGGCCACGGTGCACCGGGGCCAATGGCAAAAGGCCATGGGGGCCGACTTTGAGGCCTTGGGCCTGATGGACCGAGGCCGCCGCCTGGCCCAAGTAATGGCACAATTTTTGCCGCCTGACTTTGCACAGGCCGCCCCTGTGTTGGTGAGTGCCTTGGGCCGCCCCATGGGGCTGGACAAACACGGCGAGCCCACCGCCAGTGATGATGTGCCGAGCAGCTTCTTTTACCTGCCGCACAGCATGTACATCGCCACCCATGGCCTGCAGCATCTGCCCGAGGCGCTGCACACCCAACACGCCCTGACCCAGCGCTTCACCGCCGAATTCAGTCTGCGTCCGTTTTTGCAGCAACACACCCAGGCCACTTTGGCCCACCTGGCGTTGTGGGCGCAAGACGACAACGCGCATGTGCGCCGCGCCGTGAGCGAAGCCACACGCCCGCGCCTGCCTTGGGCTGCGCGTTTGCCCGATTTTGTGCGTGACCCTTCGCCCGTTCTGCCCTTGCTGGCCCGCTTGCGCGACGACCCCTCGTCCTATGTGCGCCGCTCGGTGGCCAACCACCTGAACGACATCGGCAAAGACCACCCGGAACTGCTCACCGGCCTGGCCCGCCAATGGCTGGACGATGCGCCGGTGCCCGCAACGCGGCAAAGCTTGCTGCGCCATGCGCTGCGCACCGCCATCAAACGGGGCGATGCGCAGGCCCTGGCCTTGTTTGGGCATGGGCAAGTGAGCCCTTTGCAAATTCAAAGCGCAAGCATTAGCCCGTCCAACGCCCGCATTGGCGAGAGCGTGACCGTGCGCTGCCAGTTGCACAACCACAGCGCACAAACGGCCCGCGCACTGGCCGATTGGCGGGTGTTTTATGTCAAGGCCAACGGCACGCTCAGCCCTAAGGTGTTCAAAGGCAGCACGGTGCAGGTCGAGGCCCACAGCAGTGTGGTGATCGAAAAAACCCTGTCGCTGCGCCAAATGAGCACCCGCACTCACCACCCGGGCCGCCACACGGTGGAGATCGCCCTCAATGGGCACTCTCACCCCGTCGGCCGCTTTGATCTGCAGCCCTGA
- a CDS encoding acyl-CoA carboxylase subunit beta — translation MMFESTWNPHSPVAQQRRQAALARLAQWQALQDRAAQASAQSKPVFDKRGQLLPRERVALLLDPGAPFLPLCALAGFMQDTPDPAKSVPGGGMIAGIGFINGVRCMVVASDSGIEAGAIQARGLEKILRVQELALENKLPFVHLVESAGANLMQYKVEGFVLGGSLFRNLARLSAAGLPVLTVQHGSGTAGGAYMPGLSDTVIMVRGRSRAFLAGPPLLKAATGEVATEEELGGAEMHTSVSGLGEYLCEDDRHALGTARDVVARWDWAAHSTQRQAKPPRWDAEELLGLMPAHHREPIDMREVILRLVDDSDFLEFKPLFGAATVCAQARIGGHAVGIISNNGPIDVAGANKATHFIQWMCQLGHPIIYLQNTTGYMVGKDSEQGGMIKHGSKMIQAVTSATVPQITIQCGASFGAGNYGMCGRGYAPRFLFSWPGAKTAVMGGEQAARTMQIVAEAGMTRKGITPDPEKMQAQFDKIVALFEAQADAFYTSGLVLDDGVIDPRDTRSVLSFCLDTCAESAARQPRASTFGVARM, via the coding sequence ATGATGTTTGAATCCACCTGGAACCCGCACAGCCCTGTGGCACAGCAGCGGCGCCAAGCGGCACTCGCCCGCTTGGCGCAGTGGCAAGCCTTGCAAGATCGGGCAGCGCAAGCTTCCGCCCAGTCCAAACCCGTGTTCGACAAACGCGGGCAGTTGCTGCCGCGTGAGCGTGTGGCCTTGCTGCTGGACCCGGGTGCGCCCTTCTTGCCGCTGTGCGCGCTGGCGGGCTTCATGCAAGACACACCGGACCCGGCCAAGTCGGTGCCCGGTGGCGGCATGATCGCGGGCATCGGTTTCATCAACGGCGTGCGCTGCATGGTGGTGGCCAGCGACTCGGGCATCGAAGCCGGGGCGATTCAGGCCCGAGGCTTGGAAAAGATTTTGCGGGTGCAAGAGTTGGCGCTCGAAAACAAACTGCCCTTTGTGCACCTGGTCGAAAGCGCTGGGGCCAATTTGATGCAGTACAAGGTCGAAGGTTTTGTGCTGGGCGGCAGCCTGTTCCGCAACCTAGCGCGCCTGTCGGCAGCGGGCTTGCCAGTGCTCACAGTGCAACACGGATCGGGCACGGCAGGCGGTGCTTACATGCCGGGGCTGAGTGACACCGTCATCATGGTGCGCGGCAGGTCGCGGGCCTTTTTGGCGGGGCCGCCTTTGCTCAAAGCCGCCACCGGCGAAGTGGCCACGGAAGAAGAACTGGGCGGGGCAGAGATGCACACCAGCGTGTCAGGCCTGGGTGAGTACCTGTGTGAAGACGACCGCCACGCGCTGGGCACGGCACGCGATGTGGTGGCGCGTTGGGACTGGGCTGCGCACTCCACACAAAGACAAGCCAAGCCTCCGCGCTGGGATGCCGAAGAACTGCTGGGCCTGATGCCCGCCCACCACCGCGAACCGATCGACATGCGCGAAGTCATCTTGCGCTTGGTGGACGATTCGGATTTTCTGGAATTCAAACCGCTGTTTGGCGCGGCCACGGTGTGTGCACAGGCACGCATCGGCGGGCATGCTGTCGGCATCATCAGCAACAACGGGCCGATTGACGTGGCCGGGGCCAACAAGGCCACACACTTCATCCAGTGGATGTGTCAGCTGGGCCACCCCATCATTTATTTGCAAAACACCACCGGCTACATGGTGGGCAAAGACAGCGAGCAAGGCGGCATGATCAAACACGGCTCCAAGATGATCCAGGCCGTGACCAGTGCCACCGTTCCGCAGATCACCATCCAATGCGGGGCCTCGTTTGGCGCAGGCAACTACGGCATGTGCGGGCGGGGCTACGCACCGCGCTTTTTGTTCAGCTGGCCGGGGGCCAAAACCGCCGTGATGGGTGGCGAGCAAGCCGCACGCACCATGCAGATCGTGGCCGAGGCGGGCATGACCCGCAAAGGCATCACGCCCGACCCCGAAAAAATGCAAGCCCAGTTTGACAAGATCGTGGCCCTGTTTGAAGCGCAGGCCGATGCCTTCTACACCAGCGGCCTGGTGCTGGACGACGGCGTGATCGACCCGCGTGACACACGCAGTGTGCTGAGCTTTTGCCTCGACACCTGCGCTGAAAGTGCAGCCCGCCAGCCCCGTGCCTCGACCTTTGGCGTGGCCCGCATGTGA
- a CDS encoding SDR family oxidoreductase, producing MSTSPASTYQSVFTPGLLVGQVIMITGGGSGIGRCTAHELASLGAHVVMVGRNPKKLANTAQEIVGDGGQASWHSCDIRREDDVKAMVAQVVQQHGRIHGLVNNAGGQYISPLAKTSAKGWQAVIDTNLTGGFLVARECFNQSMQQHGGAVVNIVADMWGSMPGMGHSGAARAGMVSFTETAALEWAAQGVRVNAVAPGYIASSGMDHYPPEAGPMLREMRNTVPQGRFGTEAETSAAIVFLLSPAASFISGTVLRVDGARPQMRMGWQQGVAKPDVQTRDAVKAFDGFHRAVTPKVFQ from the coding sequence ATGAGCACATCGCCTGCCAGCACTTACCAATCGGTCTTCACCCCCGGCTTGCTGGTGGGGCAGGTGATCATGATCACCGGCGGCGGCTCGGGCATTGGCCGCTGCACCGCACACGAACTGGCGAGCTTGGGCGCACACGTCGTTATGGTGGGCCGCAACCCCAAAAAACTCGCCAACACCGCACAAGAGATCGTGGGTGACGGCGGCCAAGCGAGTTGGCACAGCTGTGACATTCGGCGCGAGGACGATGTGAAGGCCATGGTCGCGCAAGTGGTTCAGCAGCACGGGCGCATCCACGGCCTGGTCAACAACGCGGGCGGGCAATACATCTCGCCCCTGGCCAAGACCAGCGCCAAAGGCTGGCAAGCCGTCATCGACACCAACCTCACCGGTGGCTTTTTGGTGGCACGGGAGTGCTTCAACCAAAGCATGCAACAGCACGGCGGCGCGGTGGTCAACATCGTGGCCGACATGTGGGGCTCCATGCCGGGCATGGGCCACAGCGGCGCAGCGCGAGCAGGCATGGTCAGCTTCACCGAAACGGCTGCATTGGAATGGGCCGCACAGGGTGTGCGCGTGAATGCCGTGGCGCCCGGCTACATCGCCAGCAGTGGCATGGACCACTACCCGCCCGAGGCCGGACCGATGCTCCGCGAGATGCGCAACACGGTGCCACAAGGCCGTTTTGGCACCGAGGCCGAAACCTCGGCGGCGATTGTGTTCTTGCTCTCTCCCGCCGCCAGCTTCATCAGCGGCACCGTGCTGCGTGTGGACGGTGCCCGCCCACAAATGCGGATGGGCTGGCAACAAGGTGTGGCCAAGCCTGATGTGCAAACACGCGACGCCGTCAAAGCCTTTGACGGCTTTCACCGCGCCGTCACCCCCAAGGTATTCCAATGA
- a CDS encoding TetR/AcrR family transcriptional regulator — protein sequence MTTLAEPKRARGRPKKTEGERDDGNRRQALISAAAQLFKRQGYDATSTREIAALVGMQSGSPFYHFGNKQDLLLAVMVEGMKQAIARQHAACTNTTADSARERLRQLIRHHFDVLLGPDSDFIPVMLYEWRSLAPAQRKAITELKDDYEAAWMPVLQALHETGQLQAPVGLARLMIFGALNWSVQWYEPARKNKVAKRATLAELTETALQLFLKDTP from the coding sequence ATGACCACGCTGGCCGAGCCCAAACGCGCACGCGGTCGCCCCAAAAAGACCGAGGGCGAACGGGACGATGGCAACCGCCGCCAGGCGCTGATCTCGGCGGCGGCGCAGCTGTTCAAGCGGCAGGGTTACGACGCCACCAGCACCCGCGAGATCGCAGCACTTGTGGGCATGCAGTCGGGCTCGCCCTTCTACCACTTTGGCAACAAACAAGACCTCTTGCTGGCTGTGATGGTCGAGGGCATGAAGCAGGCTATTGCGCGGCAACACGCGGCTTGCACAAACACCACGGCCGACAGCGCCCGCGAGCGCCTGCGCCAACTGATCCGCCACCACTTCGATGTGCTGCTGGGCCCCGACAGTGACTTCATTCCGGTGATGCTCTACGAGTGGCGATCACTCGCACCCGCGCAGCGCAAAGCGATCACCGAACTCAAAGACGACTACGAGGCCGCCTGGATGCCGGTGCTGCAAGCCCTGCATGAGACAGGCCAACTGCAAGCGCCTGTGGGGTTGGCACGCTTGATGATTTTTGGTGCGCTCAACTGGTCGGTGCAGTGGTACGAACCTGCCCGCAAAAACAAGGTGGCCAAACGCGCCACGCTGGCCGAGTTGACCGAAACCGCCTTGCAACTTTTTTTAAAAGACACCCCATGA
- a CDS encoding acyl-CoA dehydrogenase family protein gives MIERTLFSADHEAFRDSFRRFMDKEIAPHHDAWEEQGFVDRAVWDKAGENGFLCMTLPEAYGGSDADKLYSVVQMEELARAGFSGIGYGLHSEIVAPYILHYGTEAQKQKYLPKLASGEMVGAIAMSEPAAGSDLQGVKTTALLQPDGTYLINGSKTFITNGWHADLVILVAKTDPAAGAKGTSLFLIERGMPGFEKGKRLKKLGLKAQDTSELFFDNVKVSADQLLGGAAMQGKGFICLMEQLPWERLQIAIGGIAAAQAAIDWTVQYVKDRKVFGQAVGNYQNTRYTLAELQTEVQVARVFVDKCSELLLQDKLDTATASMAKYWCSDLQCKVMDECVQLHGGYGYMWEYPITRAYADARVQRIYGGTNEIMKEVISRSMGLAGR, from the coding sequence ATGATCGAACGCACCCTTTTTTCCGCCGACCACGAAGCCTTCCGTGACAGTTTTCGCCGCTTCATGGACAAAGAAATCGCCCCCCACCACGACGCCTGGGAAGAGCAGGGCTTCGTGGACCGCGCCGTGTGGGACAAGGCCGGTGAAAACGGCTTTTTGTGCATGACCCTGCCCGAGGCCTATGGCGGCTCGGATGCCGACAAGCTGTATTCGGTGGTGCAGATGGAGGAACTCGCACGCGCTGGTTTCAGCGGCATTGGTTACGGCCTGCACAGCGAGATCGTCGCGCCCTACATCCTGCATTACGGCACCGAGGCACAAAAGCAAAAGTACCTGCCCAAGCTGGCCAGCGGCGAGATGGTGGGCGCGATTGCCATGAGCGAACCCGCTGCAGGCTCGGACCTGCAGGGCGTGAAAACCACGGCCCTCTTGCAGCCCGACGGCACCTATTTGATCAACGGCAGCAAGACCTTCATCACCAACGGCTGGCACGCCGACTTGGTGATCTTGGTAGCCAAGACCGACCCGGCCGCCGGGGCCAAGGGCACCAGCCTATTCCTCATTGAACGCGGCATGCCCGGCTTTGAAAAGGGCAAGCGCTTGAAGAAGCTGGGCCTGAAAGCGCAAGACACCTCGGAGCTGTTTTTTGACAACGTCAAGGTCAGCGCCGACCAGCTGCTGGGCGGCGCGGCCATGCAGGGCAAGGGCTTCATTTGCCTGATGGAGCAGCTGCCTTGGGAGCGCCTGCAGATTGCCATTGGCGGCATCGCGGCTGCCCAAGCGGCCATCGACTGGACGGTGCAGTATGTGAAAGACCGCAAGGTGTTTGGCCAGGCCGTGGGCAACTACCAAAACACCCGCTACACCCTGGCCGAGTTGCAGACCGAGGTGCAAGTGGCGCGTGTGTTTGTGGACAAATGCAGCGAACTGTTGCTGCAAGACAAGCTCGACACGGCGACCGCCAGCATGGCCAAGTACTGGTGCTCGGACCTGCAATGCAAGGTGATGGACGAGTGTGTGCAGCTGCATGGAGGCTACGGCTACATGTGGGAATACCCCATCACCCGCGCCTATGCCGATGCGCGTGTGCAACGCATTTACGGCGGCACCAACGAGATTATGAAAGAAGTGATTTCGCGCAGCATGGGTTTGGCGGGGCGTTGA
- a CDS encoding acetyl-CoA C-acetyltransferase, protein MSEAFVYDAIRTPRGKGKKDGSLHEVKPISLLSGVLRELQSRNQFDTAAVDDVVMGVVSPIGEQGSVIPKVAALAAGWDWRCSGVQLNRFCASGLEAVNMAAMKVRSGWEELVVAGGVESMSRVPIGADGGAWAQDPETNSATLFVPQGIGADLIATMSGFSRHDVDAFAVESQKRATAARAAGYFDGSVVPVKDKLGQIILAQDEFIKPSTTVETLGGLKASFEQLGGMGFDAVALQRYPQVERIHHVHHAGNSSGIVDGAAAVLIGSEAAGKTHGLTPRARIVSVALSGADPTIMLTGPMPAARKALAKAGLTIDQIDLFEVNEAFAAVPMKFMQEMGVSHDKVNVNGGAIAMGHPLGATGAMILGILIDELHRRQLRYGLATLCVGGGMGIATIVERV, encoded by the coding sequence ATGAGCGAAGCATTTGTTTATGACGCCATACGCACACCGCGTGGCAAAGGCAAAAAAGACGGCAGCCTGCACGAGGTCAAGCCGATCAGTCTCTTGAGCGGCGTGCTGCGCGAGCTGCAAAGCCGCAACCAGTTCGACACCGCTGCGGTGGACGACGTGGTCATGGGCGTGGTCTCGCCCATTGGCGAGCAGGGCTCGGTCATCCCTAAAGTGGCGGCCTTGGCCGCAGGCTGGGACTGGCGCTGCTCGGGCGTGCAGCTCAACCGTTTTTGCGCCTCGGGCCTGGAAGCGGTCAACATGGCCGCCATGAAGGTGCGCAGCGGCTGGGAAGAACTGGTAGTCGCTGGTGGCGTTGAAAGCATGAGCCGCGTGCCGATTGGTGCGGACGGCGGCGCTTGGGCGCAAGACCCTGAGACCAACAGCGCCACGCTGTTTGTGCCACAAGGCATTGGCGCCGACCTGATCGCCACCATGAGTGGCTTCAGCCGTCACGATGTCGATGCCTTTGCGGTTGAGTCGCAAAAGCGCGCCACGGCCGCGCGTGCGGCGGGCTACTTCGATGGCTCGGTCGTGCCGGTCAAAGACAAGCTGGGCCAGATCATCCTGGCGCAAGACGAATTCATCAAGCCCAGCACCACGGTGGAAACACTGGGTGGCCTGAAAGCCTCGTTTGAACAACTCGGCGGCATGGGCTTTGACGCCGTGGCCTTGCAGCGCTACCCACAGGTCGAACGCATCCACCATGTGCACCATGCGGGCAACTCCTCCGGCATCGTGGACGGTGCGGCGGCGGTGCTGATCGGCTCGGAAGCCGCAGGCAAAACACACGGCCTCACGCCGCGTGCCCGCATCGTGTCGGTGGCCTTGTCCGGCGCTGACCCGACCATCATGCTCACAGGCCCCATGCCCGCCGCACGCAAGGCGCTGGCCAAGGCGGGCCTCACGATTGACCAGATCGATTTGTTCGAAGTGAACGAAGCCTTTGCCGCCGTGCCCATGAAGTTCATGCAAGAGATGGGCGTGTCGCACGACAAGGTCAACGTGAACGGTGGCGCGATCGCCATGGGCCACCCGCTGGGGGCCACGGGCGCGATGATTTTGGGCATCCTGATCGACGAGCTGCACCGCCGCCAACTGCGCTACGGCTTGGCCACTTTGTGTGTGGGCGGCGGCATGGGCATTGCCACCATCGTTGAACGCGTTTGA
- a CDS encoding 3-hydroxyacyl-CoA dehydrogenase NAD-binding domain-containing protein, which translates to MKTLRYELADGLATITFDEQGSPVNTMCLQWQDDLAQAAEQVAKDKAALKGVILASAKSTFFAGADLKGVMRSKASDGPRVFADIEGIKKAFRTIETLGVPVVSCLNGSALGGGWEVALIGHHRIATANPKTQFGLPEVTLGLIPGGGGITKMTRQLGLLAAQPYVLESKLFGPEEAQKLGLVHEIVASDDQLRPRALAHIAASQGQPEAAQHPWDRKDYKMPGGTPSNPKIAGMLSVAPAVLKQKTRGLYPAPEAALAAMVEGAMVDFDTAMRIESRYLAGLMTSQVARNMINTFFFNMNSIKGGQSRPKAAPRYKPQKVGILGAGMMGSGIAHSQASRGIATVLKDVSLEAAEKGKAYSHKLTQKRVDKGRMTADKQAALLSLIQPTASAADLKGCDLIIEAVFENRELKARVTQEAEPMLAEGGFFASNTSTLPISGLATASANANKFVGIHFFSPVDKMQLVEIIRGAQTDDETIARAYDYVQALGKLPIVVNDSRGFYTSRTFGTFVMEGAAMLGEGIPAPVIENLAMQVGMPVGPLAVLDETALSLSVHVLDQTREDFSKEGKTYTATPGELLVERMVKELKRPGRAAGGGFYDYPAGQKKVLWPELKTRFEKADVAYSQQDIKDRLLYRQAVETARCLQEGVLTSVHDGNIGSIFGIGFPAWTGGALQFIYGQGVDAFAKRCAELAALYGAGFALTAEVIASLKQHQPVY; encoded by the coding sequence TTGAAAACATTGCGCTACGAACTGGCGGACGGCCTCGCCACCATCACCTTTGACGAGCAGGGCTCGCCGGTCAACACCATGTGCCTGCAATGGCAGGACGACCTGGCCCAGGCGGCCGAGCAGGTGGCCAAAGACAAGGCGGCATTGAAAGGCGTCATCCTGGCCTCTGCCAAGTCAACCTTTTTTGCGGGGGCCGACCTCAAGGGCGTGATGCGCTCCAAAGCCTCAGACGGCCCGCGTGTCTTTGCCGACATCGAAGGCATCAAGAAAGCTTTTCGCACCATCGAGACGCTGGGCGTGCCCGTGGTCAGCTGCCTCAATGGCTCGGCCCTCGGTGGCGGCTGGGAAGTGGCGCTGATCGGCCACCACCGGATCGCCACCGCCAACCCCAAAACACAGTTCGGTTTGCCCGAAGTCACGCTGGGCTTGATTCCTGGTGGCGGCGGCATCACCAAAATGACCCGCCAGTTGGGCCTGCTGGCCGCGCAGCCCTATGTGCTGGAGAGCAAACTCTTTGGCCCCGAAGAGGCGCAAAAGCTGGGCCTGGTGCACGAGATCGTGGCCAGCGACGACCAGCTGCGCCCCCGCGCTCTGGCGCACATTGCGGCAAGCCAAGGCCAGCCCGAAGCGGCCCAACACCCGTGGGACCGCAAGGACTACAAAATGCCCGGCGGCACGCCGAGCAACCCCAAGATCGCGGGCATGTTGAGTGTGGCCCCTGCCGTGCTCAAGCAAAAAACACGCGGCCTGTACCCCGCGCCCGAAGCGGCGCTGGCCGCCATGGTCGAAGGCGCGATGGTGGACTTTGACACCGCCATGCGCATCGAAAGCCGTTACCTCGCTGGCTTGATGACCAGCCAGGTGGCGCGCAACATGATCAACACCTTCTTCTTCAACATGAACAGCATCAAGGGCGGCCAAAGCCGCCCCAAGGCTGCACCGCGCTACAAGCCCCAAAAAGTGGGCATCTTGGGCGCAGGCATGATGGGCTCGGGCATTGCGCATTCACAAGCCAGCCGGGGCATCGCCACAGTGCTCAAAGACGTGAGCTTGGAAGCCGCTGAAAAAGGCAAGGCCTACAGCCACAAGCTCACGCAAAAACGCGTGGACAAAGGCCGCATGACTGCAGACAAACAAGCGGCCTTGTTGTCACTCATCCAGCCCACGGCCAGCGCCGCTGATCTCAAGGGCTGCGACCTGATCATCGAAGCCGTGTTTGAAAACCGCGAACTCAAGGCCCGTGTCACGCAAGAGGCCGAGCCCATGCTGGCCGAAGGCGGCTTCTTTGCCAGCAACACCTCCACCTTGCCCATCAGCGGCCTGGCCACGGCCAGCGCCAACGCGAACAAATTCGTCGGCATCCACTTCTTCAGCCCCGTCGACAAGATGCAGCTGGTGGAGATCATTCGCGGCGCACAGACCGACGACGAGACGATTGCCCGCGCATACGACTACGTGCAGGCGCTGGGCAAGCTGCCCATCGTGGTGAACGACTCGCGTGGCTTTTACACCAGCCGCACCTTCGGCACCTTTGTGATGGAAGGCGCGGCCATGCTGGGCGAGGGCATCCCCGCCCCCGTGATCGAAAACCTGGCCATGCAAGTCGGCATGCCGGTTGGGCCACTGGCCGTGCTGGACGAAACGGCGCTGTCTTTGTCGGTGCATGTGCTGGACCAAACCCGCGAAGACTTCTCCAAGGAAGGCAAAACCTACACCGCCACGCCCGGCGAACTGCTGGTCGAGCGCATGGTCAAAGAACTCAAGCGCCCCGGCCGCGCCGCAGGCGGTGGTTTTTACGACTACCCCGCTGGCCAGAAAAAAGTGCTGTGGCCTGAACTGAAAACCCGCTTTGAAAAAGCTGACGTGGCCTATAGCCAGCAAGACATCAAAGACCGCCTGCTGTACCGCCAAGCGGTAGAAACCGCCCGCTGCCTGCAAGAAGGCGTGCTGACCTCGGTGCACGACGGCAACATCGGCTCGATTTTTGGCATCGGCTTTCCGGCCTGGACGGGTGGGGCGCTGCAATTCATCTATGGCCAAGGTGTGGATGCGTTTGCCAAGCGTTGCGCTGAACTGGCGGCGTTGTATGGGGCGGGTTTTGCGCTGACGGCGGAAGTCATTGCGAGCTTGAAGCAGCATCAGCCGGTGTATTGA